One segment of Acidovorax sp. DW039 DNA contains the following:
- a CDS encoding fatty acid desaturase — protein MLLPDWAVLNAAVDWLGHGLWDLTWWQIVLYTLATTHVTIAAVTIFLHRAQAHRALDLHAIPSHFFRFWLWVGTGMVTKEWVAIHRKHHAKCETVDDPHSPQTRGLDTVMWRGAELYRAEAKNAETLKKFGHGTPDDWMERNVYSRFTWQGVGLMLVLNLALFGAAGAAVWAVQMAWIPFWAAGVVNGVGHFWGYRNFEAQDASTNLSPWGIIIGGEELHNNHHTYPTAAKFSVKPYEFDIGWVYISLMRKVGWATVKKVPPKLQLGEVKPVADEKTLEALIANRYEMMAGYARGVRQACKDEMAALKARHGDVSVLKAAKRWLHRDAEKVPAVALPQLAQVRAAYPALDKMVTMREELRQLWLNTSQSREQLTADLQAWCRRAEESGIAALRDFSLRLRSAQA, from the coding sequence ATGTTGTTACCCGATTGGGCGGTACTGAATGCCGCAGTGGACTGGCTGGGCCATGGCCTGTGGGATCTGACCTGGTGGCAGATCGTGCTGTATACCCTGGCCACCACCCATGTCACGATTGCCGCCGTGACCATCTTCCTGCACCGGGCGCAGGCCCACCGCGCGCTGGATCTGCACGCCATCCCCTCCCATTTCTTCCGCTTCTGGCTGTGGGTCGGTACCGGCATGGTGACCAAGGAATGGGTGGCCATCCACCGCAAGCACCACGCCAAATGCGAAACGGTGGACGACCCCCACAGCCCGCAAACCCGGGGTCTGGACACTGTGATGTGGCGCGGGGCCGAGTTGTACCGGGCTGAGGCCAAAAATGCAGAAACACTGAAAAAGTTCGGTCATGGCACCCCTGACGACTGGATGGAGCGGAATGTGTACAGCCGCTTTACCTGGCAAGGCGTGGGCCTGATGCTGGTGCTGAACCTGGCGTTGTTTGGCGCTGCAGGTGCCGCCGTGTGGGCGGTGCAGATGGCGTGGATTCCCTTCTGGGCTGCGGGTGTCGTCAACGGGGTGGGGCACTTCTGGGGATACCGCAACTTTGAGGCGCAAGACGCCAGCACCAACCTCTCCCCCTGGGGCATCATCATTGGTGGGGAGGAACTGCACAACAACCACCACACCTATCCCACGGCCGCCAAGTTTTCGGTCAAACCCTACGAATTTGATATTGGCTGGGTCTACATCAGCCTGATGCGCAAGGTGGGCTGGGCCACCGTCAAAAAGGTGCCGCCCAAGCTGCAACTGGGCGAGGTCAAACCGGTGGCTGATGAAAAGACGCTGGAGGCCCTGATTGCCAACCGCTACGAGATGATGGCCGGTTACGCCCGCGGTGTGCGTCAGGCGTGCAAGGATGAAATGGCCGCCCTCAAGGCCAGGCATGGAGATGTCTCGGTTCTCAAGGCCGCCAAGCGCTGGCTGCACCGCGATGCTGAGAAAGTGCCGGCGGTGGCGCTGCCCCAGCTTGCCCAGGTGCGTGCGGCTTATCCTGCCTTGGACAAGATGGTCACCATGCGCGAGGAACTGCGCCAGCTCTGGCTCAACACGTCCCAGTCGCGTGAGCAGCTGACAGCAGACCTGCAGGCCTGGTGCCGTCGTGCCGAGGAAAGCGGGATCGCTGCCCTGCGTGATTTCTCGCTACGCCTGCGATCTGCCCAGGCCTGA
- a CDS encoding PLP-dependent aminotransferase family protein, translating into MTRSENRTDSPRYRRLAALYEQAIASGSLQPGMRLPSVRELCQRHDISLTTALQVLRHLESQGCVEARERVGYFVRERGGMALPRAREPELHEPLPSDPRVFAGINERISLFLDKARRAGPLPLDLGSAMPAPSLFDAQALNRLAHTLLREQPDILVYGPSAPTTHPEFQQAMARHALGFGLSIAPSDVSATLGNSEAVNLALDAVAEPGDVIAVESPTFFGILQAIEVRGLRALEIPCSPHTGMSLEALELAARNEPRLKAVVVVPHLQMPQGSVMPDSHKQRLVALCVEYGLALIEDDIYREFVESPHPLRPVKAWDQPGDAGQVIYCASLSKSFAPGLRQGWMSAGRWHARVQMLKFASTRNMQTWSQLLAARSVNSPGYERHLRRMRVQLRLQREQAARAIARYFPQGTRLSLPPGGLSLWLELPEGISTTLLYDQALRAGIRTAPGPMFSNTGRYEHFLRLSCGMPFTPQVEAGYRTLGELMDQQLQQPRIHRAA; encoded by the coding sequence ATGACCCGTTCTGAAAACCGCACCGATTCCCCCCGTTATCGCCGTCTGGCTGCTTTGTATGAGCAGGCCATTGCGTCCGGCAGCCTGCAGCCTGGTATGCGTCTGCCTTCGGTGCGTGAGCTGTGCCAGCGCCATGACATCAGCCTGACCACCGCGCTGCAGGTGCTGCGTCATCTGGAGTCACAGGGCTGCGTGGAAGCGCGTGAGCGCGTGGGCTACTTCGTGCGGGAGCGGGGTGGCATGGCATTGCCCCGGGCGCGCGAGCCCGAGTTGCACGAACCCCTGCCCAGCGACCCCCGTGTGTTTGCGGGCATCAACGAGCGCATCTCCCTGTTTCTGGACAAGGCCCGCAGGGCAGGCCCCTTGCCGCTGGACCTGGGCAGTGCCATGCCGGCGCCGAGCCTGTTTGACGCGCAGGCCCTCAACCGGTTGGCGCACACGCTGCTGCGTGAGCAGCCGGACATTCTGGTCTACGGCCCCTCGGCCCCTACCACCCATCCCGAGTTTCAGCAGGCCATGGCGCGCCATGCGCTGGGTTTTGGGTTGAGCATTGCGCCGTCTGATGTGAGCGCCACACTGGGCAATTCCGAGGCGGTCAATCTGGCGCTGGATGCTGTGGCGGAGCCGGGCGACGTGATTGCAGTGGAGTCGCCAACGTTCTTTGGCATCTTGCAGGCCATCGAGGTGCGAGGCCTGCGTGCGCTGGAAATCCCGTGCAGCCCCCATACCGGCATGTCCCTGGAAGCGCTGGAACTGGCGGCACGCAATGAGCCGCGCCTCAAGGCCGTGGTGGTCGTGCCACATTTGCAAATGCCCCAGGGCAGTGTCATGCCTGACAGCCACAAGCAGCGGCTGGTCGCCTTGTGTGTGGAGTACGGTTTGGCGCTGATTGAAGACGATATCTACCGGGAGTTTGTGGAATCGCCTCACCCGCTACGCCCTGTCAAGGCGTGGGACCAACCCGGAGATGCCGGGCAGGTGATCTATTGCGCCTCACTCAGCAAGAGCTTTGCACCGGGCTTGCGCCAAGGGTGGATGAGTGCAGGCCGTTGGCATGCGCGTGTGCAGATGCTCAAGTTTGCGAGCACGCGCAACATGCAGACATGGTCACAACTGCTGGCGGCGCGCAGTGTGAATTCCCCCGGCTATGAACGCCACTTGCGCCGCATGCGCGTGCAACTGCGCTTGCAGCGCGAGCAGGCGGCACGGGCGATTGCACGCTACTTTCCACAAGGCACTCGGTTGAGCCTTCCGCCCGGCGGGCTCAGCCTGTGGCTGGAGTTGCCCGAGGGTATCTCGACCACCTTGCTGTATGACCAAGCGCTGCGTGCCGGAATACGCACCGCGCCAGGACCCATGTTCTCCAACACAGGGCGGTACGAGCATTTTTTGCGTCTGAGCTGCGGCATGCCGTTCACACCCCAGGTGGAGGCGGGTTATCGCACGCTGGGTGAGCTGATGGACCAGCAGTTGCAGCAGCCTCGGATTCACCGGGCTGCTTGA
- the rpmG gene encoding 50S ribosomal protein L33: MASKGGRDKIKLESTAGTGHFYTTTKNKKTMPEKMLIMKFDPKARKHVEYKEMKLK; the protein is encoded by the coding sequence ATGGCAAGCAAAGGCGGACGCGACAAGATCAAGCTGGAATCCACTGCGGGTACCGGCCACTTCTACACGACGACCAAGAACAAGAAGACCATGCCCGAGAAGATGCTGATCATGAAATTTGATCCCAAGGCTCGCAAGCATGTGGAATACAAGGAAATGAAGCTGAAGTAA
- the rpmB gene encoding 50S ribosomal protein L28: MARVCDVTGKKPMVGNNVSHANNKTKRRFLPNLQYRRFWVESENRWVRLRVSSAALRLIDKNGIDSVLADLRARGQA, from the coding sequence ATGGCACGCGTCTGCGACGTAACGGGCAAGAAGCCCATGGTCGGGAACAACGTTTCCCACGCCAACAACAAAACCAAGCGCCGGTTCCTGCCGAACCTGCAATATCGCCGTTTCTGGGTGGAAAGCGAAAACCGTTGGGTTCGCCTGCGCGTTTCCAGCGCTGCCCTGCGTTTGATCGACAAGAACGGTATCGACTCCGTGCTCGCAGACCTGCGTGCACGTGGCCAGGCTTAA